Within the uncultured Draconibacterium sp. genome, the region ATGACAGGAGAATCATCGAGCCGCACGGATATTACTATGCCACCAAGTCAAAAGAAATTGTTGCAGGAATTGGCAAAAACCGGAAAACCTCTGGTTGTGGTAAATATGAGTGGCCGCCCGATGGAAATTGGCGAAGAAGTTGAACTGGCTGATGCTTTCGTGCAAATGTGGCATGCCGGTGTTGAGGGTGGAAATGCACTGCCCGATGTTCTGTTTGGCGATTACAATCCATCCGGGAAACTAACTGCAACTTTCCCTGTAAATGTTGGTCAGGTACCAATTTATTACAGCGTTCGTAATACTGGTCGTCCGCAGGATGGCGATACCTTCCAAAAATTTAAATCGAATTATTTGGATGCACCAAACTCACCGCTTTTCCCGTTTGGTTATGGTTTGAGCTACACATCGTTTGAGTTTAAAAACTTAAGTGTTGACAAAGCAACAATCACCAATAACGATGAATTGAAAGTTTCAGTTGAAGTAAGCAACACCGGCGATTTTGATGGCGAAGAAGTGGTGCAATTGTATATTCGTGATATGGTGGCCAGTATTACACGGCCGCTGCGTTTACTCAAAGGTTTTGAAAAAGTTTTTATTCCAAAAGGCGAAACTAAAACAGTGGAATTCTCCATTACCAACGATGATCTGGCATTTTATCATGCCGACCTTTCGTTTTATGCAGAACCGGGAGAATTTGAAATTTATGTGGGAGGTGATTCAAATGCCTCGCTGACAACAACATTTACATTGCAATAAGAACCTAAACCAACTAAAATGAAAAGTTTATTTGTACTAACTCTTTTTGCATCTGCCCTGCTTTTTGGAGCTTGTTCGCAAAAAGAAAAAGAACCGCAGCGCCCTAACATTATTTTTATCATGAGCGACGATCATGCGTACCAGGCCATTAGCGCCTACGACGATAAGTTGATCAAGACGCCAAATATCGATCGGATTGCCGATGAAGGAATGCTGTTTACCAACGCCTGTGTTTCCAACTCGATTTGTGCTCCGTCGCGGGCAACCATTCTTACCGGAAAACACACGCACATCCACGGAAAGATCGACAATAACTTTCCTTTCGACACAACGAATGTTACTTTTCCGCAGCTGTTACACAATGCCGGTTACCAAACAGCTATGTTTGGCAAGCTGCATTTCGGGAACAATCCAAAAGGTTTTGATGAGTTCAAAATCCTTCCCGGTCAGGGCGATTATTACAATCCTGATTTTATTACCAACAACGGCGATACAACAATTCAGGGATATGTAACCGATGTGATTACCGACCTTGCGATCGACTGGATGGATAACCGCCGAAAGGACGATGAGCCTTTTTTAATGATGTATCTGCACAAAGCACCTCATCGCGAGTGGTATCCGGCCGAACGCCATTATAAGGAGTTTACCAAAAAGACTTTCCCCGAACCGGAAACATTGTTTGATGACTATAGAGGCAGAGGATCGGCAGCGAAAGAAGCCGAAATGAACCTGCTAAAACACATGACAGTTTCGGCCGATAACAAAATTTACCCGGAGCTGGCAAAAGAACTTGGCGTTGAGGAAATGTCGGAATGGGGATTTAACGTTTTTAAAAGTAAATATGCCCGGTTTACCGACGAGCAAAAAGCCAGCTGGGATGCTGTTTACGAACCGATAAACGAGGAGTTTGCCAAGCTGTACCCAACAATGAACGACTCAGCATTTATGCGCTGGAAATACCAACGTTACATGCAGGATTATCTCGGATGTATTGCATCGGTGGATGAGAATGTTGGTCGTTTGCTCGATCATTTAAAGGAGCAGGGATTGGACGTGAATACAATCGTTGTTTATACTTCCGACCAGGGATTTTATCTGGGCGAGCACGGTTGGTTCGACAAACGTTTTATTTACAACGAATCGTTTAAAACACCGCTGTTGGTAAAGTGGCCGGGGAAAATTGCTCCAGGATCGGTTTCGGATGAAATGGTACAAAACCTCGATTTTGCACAAACTTTTCTGGAGGCTGCCGGAGTTGAAGCACCAGCGGATATGCAAGGCGAAAGCCTGATGCCCCTGTTACTTGGCGACACTGCCGCCTGGACACGCGATGCGGTTTATTATCACTACTACGAATATCCGGGTTTCCATATGGTAAAACGCCATTACGGAATTGTAACCACCGATTTTAAACTGGCACATTTTTACTACGATTTTGACGAGTGGGAATTGTACGACCGCAAAAAAGATCCGCTGGAACTGAATAATGTTTACGACGATCCGGCATATGCCGATATTGTAACTACACTGACAAAACAATTACAGGATCTACGTGTGCAATACAAAGACTCGGAAGAGTTGGATCAATATTTTATTCAAAAGTATAAAGACCGGGGGCTGATAAAATAAGACGTAAAATCACCTTTCTACAAAACACAATATAGGCAAGTTGAATCAATAGCAACTTGCCTATATTTTTTACGGTAGTAAGTATTTCTCACCGTAACCAAATCTCACAAAAAAGTTGAAAGTTGATACTCCCGTTTAAATGCTCAATCTGCTTACAATCTGAACAGCCTCCGCATGATTCAAAGAACATTCCCACTCAGCTTTGGAAAGTAAAAAAGGTAAATTATCGGTTTGAGGTTTTTGTTTAAACACCGGGTACTGAAAGAGAGAAGGTACTCCCTTTACCTTTTGTACTCTCCACCTTAATTGTTGTACCCATTTTTTGTGCCAACTCCTGACATAAAATCAAACCAAAACCACTGCCTGTTTCGCTGGCTGTTCCGTTTGTTGATTTTGTCTTATCTACCCCAAACAAATTGGTCATTCTTTCTTCGTCAATTCCAACTCCATTATCGGTAATTTTCACTACATAAGAAACCTTTCCGTCGACATTCTTCGACTCAACCGAAATGACCACCTCTCCATTTTCAGGTGTAAATTTAATGGCATTCGATATCAGGTTGCGTAAAATTGTTTCAAACAAGTTTACATCGGCAAAAACTCTTATGGTCGTATTAAGTTCATTTAAAAGATGTACTCCTTTTGTTTTAGCCTGTTTCTTATAATAGCCAGACAAATTGTTACAAACCTCCAGCAAATCAAATTCAACCGGCTGCACATCTATCTTTCCAGATTTTGACATGGACCATTTCAGCAGGTTTTCGAGTAGCGCAAATAAGTTGTGTGACGATTCCCGCAAAGAATCTAAAAAGTTTTTACGTGTCTTTTCATCCATCTCGTCATACTGCTCATATAGTAAATCCAGAATACTATTTTGACTCCCCAATGGCCCACGTAAATCATGAGCTAAAACCGATAGAAACTTGTTCTGCATTTCAACTGCATTTTTCAGTTCAGTTTCCGATTTGATCAGGCGGTGTTCCCGTTTTTTGTTTTCAGTAACTTCATGCGAATTAAAAATAACTGTATTGGTATCTTTGTTACTAATTCGCGCCGAAAACCACCGTTCTTCTTTACGAATAAGAACCGGATATTCAACAACTACAAGCTCCCTGTTAGCAATGCATTTACGAATGGCCTCCTTAAAAAAACGGGCTTTTTCCTTATCAAATATTTCATCCACATTTTTACCACGCAATTCATTTTCGGGCAAAACAAGCATGTCCGGATTAATTGATTTAATATCCAGGTAATTACCTTCACTGTCAAATTCAATAATAATACTGTCAAGCGAACTAAAAACAGCCTTTAACTGCTGTTCGCTTATTCTTAATTTAATCACGGCCCGTGCAAACAACCACATTAACACACTAATCACCAAAGCACTAATTACAAGTAAATTAAGCAGCGTTTTATCCTGATTGAAATAAGCATTCCATCCCTTAACCGGAACTGCTGCCAAGGCCCAATGTCCAATTGGAAGATCAATATTAACAAGCACAGGATCTTTATCAAAAATTTCATCATCGCCCCAAAAAGCAGCGCCGTTATTCCCAGATCCGTCGTAACCACGAAGTGCATATTTATAAGGGGAGCTCTCATCGTAGAGCCCCGCTTCATTAAAAAGCATATTTTGATTTATTACAATATCGGTAAGCCCCCAGAAGTCATTTTCGAGGCCTTTGGTTTTATCAAAAATTGGAGTGTAACTAATAAAAGCAGTACCTCCTTCGACCAATTCAACCGGGCCGGCAATAAATGTCAATTGGGTTTCAATGGTCTTTTCAACCATTTCTTTTCGTTCCGGATGATCCAGCAAGTTTAATCCTACCGCTTCTTCATGTCCGTTTAAAGGATAAATTGAACCTATAATACAATCTTTCGCCAACGCCATTGTTCCAATAACGGTATCGCTCTTTATGTATTCTTTAGCTAATTCTGAGAATTCTAAATCAGTAACTGCCGGATTTAGAGCAACATAACCAGCCACTCCTCGCGTGTAGTAGATGCGTGAATAAAGTGCTTTCTCCAGATTGGATTTTTTACCAGTCATTTGGTCTAGTATCTCGCTCCGCACATCTTTTTCCCATTGCCCCATCTTAAATTTATAAAAGGCAAAGGAACACGCAACAAGAACAATAAAAACAAACGTAGCAAGCAAAGCAGGACTTAGTTTAACGGCAAGAGAGTTTCTCTTTCTCATTGAATTTTTGTTTTATCGAACAACTAAAAATGTAAAAATATAAATTAATAACGTAGAGCAATACAGTGTTAATCCAATACAATTCTTGTTAACTAAAATTTACTTTTAATACTTCTTTTAAATTAATATTTGAATATCCGCTTTGTGTCATATCACATATCTTTCGGTCATCTCGAACTTGTTTTAGCATTCAATATGATATATTTATAAGCACTACACAAACGAGCTCAGGAAACAAGTTTAGGGTAACATAACAATTATGAGTGATTACAAAAAACAAAGATTAATATTCATTTCTGCCATTAACTTCCAGAATGTAATCTAACCCAATAATTTAAAGGTATAAACTTGTAGCTCAATTTAAAGAGCAGATGTTGCAGAAGGATCTTCAACCAAAATAACATCGCCTTCTTTAACACCTGAAATAATTTCGCAGTAATCTTTTCCAAAGGTGCCCAGAACTATTTCGGTGCGAATCACTTCATCATCTTTCTGAAGCAACACATCGAAATGTTGCGATAACGCCATTCCCGGCAATTTTCTGATTCGCAGCACATTTTCTTTATCGTTGGCTTTTACCAGAAGCTCAACATTTTCAGCTCCGACCATTTTTTGCTGATCATTTTCGGCAACATAAACATCAAACGACACAGACTCCGAATTTTCATCTTCGTAAACCTGACCGATTGTTCCCGTAAATTTCTCGTTGTTCACGGTCACTTCCACCTCTCCCCCGGCCTGTATAAGAGCGAGTTTATTTTTACCGGCAATTCCAACAATTTTAGAAGTACTTTCATCCGCAATTTTTACCAGCGCCTGATCGAGCGAAACATAATCGCCCACATTTCCGGCAACTTCCAGCAAAACTCCCGAAACAGGTGCTTTCACTTCAGTTTGCTGCAAGATGGAGCGTTGTGTATTCAGGCTCTTTTTAAACAACTGAATTTGTAAGGCCAGGTTTCGTTCATCCATTTCAAGCTGCTGCAAACGTATGGAATTCTTTTCGGCCTGATTATTCAAATCCTGCTCTGCCAACAAAAGGTTTTGTTTTATTTGGTCAACTCTTGCCTGCGATGTTCCGCCTGCTTCCAACAGTTTTTCCTGCTGCTCGAGCGAATGTTTCATATTCTGAACGCGTGTCTTTTTTGCCTCTTCTCCCTGATTCAGATCGAGCTGAATACTTTTTGCATTTAACCGGTTTTTCTCAAGAGCATTTTCTTTTTGTTGTATCTGGTTATTCAAACTTGCAATTTCATCCTGTATTGCAGTTTTTTCGAGTTGCATAATAAGTTCCCCTTTTTCTACCTTCGTGCCGGGCATTTTATAAACGGCGACCACCGAATTTCGTAAAGGATTTATTAGCGACACAATATTGGCTGAACGAACGGTTCCCTGGCACTTAAACGAAGCCACTACCGGGCCACGATTCACAACTTCGGTTTTAATAGTTGATTTATCCGGATTTCCTTTACAGGCAAACAGTACGCTCGCCATAATTGCCAGAAGGCTAAAAACAAATAATCGGGATCTGTTATCCATAATGATTCCAGTTTTATACAAAGTTAACCAAATGTACAAAAATGCAGACATAAAAAAAGGCAACACAAATTCTGCTGCCTTTTGTATTTTGTAAAAAAAACTTACTAATCGATCTTATCAACATATAATTTTTTAATGGCACTTAAATAGTCAATATCCATTTTATCAGAGAAGATACGGACTGCCTCGTAAAGACTACCATCAAGATAAAACGATGCGCTGGCGGCATCAAATTCGTGCCCCTCCCAGTTGTATTTTACATCCATCGACACTTTTGTAAATTCCTCAGAATCCAAATACTTAGGCACTTCAATATACGCAAAAGTAGGATCCTGCACATTCAAGAAAATACCGTCGGCCAGTTTGTTCAGTTCAAGGAACTTTACAATTTTCACATTCGCCTCCAATTTGCCTTTCAGTTTCTTTTTCATCAGGAAACTAATTCCCTGATCAACATAAGCTTCCTGAATTTTTACCAACAGATCGAGCGATGGCAAGTGTTTTATTCGAATAGCATTCAGAAAGGTTGAACCTATTGCCATGTATGCTTTTCCTGCATCAAAATTCCAGTCGTACTTCTTTTCGATGGCTTGTGTGGCCCTCAACACCTCCTCCAGCGGATATTGCTTATCCAGCACCATGTAGATGTACAACGACCCCGGATCAGTCGGCAGGTTATGGTAATATCCGGGAAAGGGATTTAACGATTCGAACACCAGGCTTTCAGGAAGAATCTTTTCCTCAACCGAAACAACCATATCTTTTTTTGTGAGGTTTACGAATACCTCCATCTTTTTATTTCCCATGATTGATATCTTTGATTTTTTATTTTTAACAATAACGTATGGCAAGCCAAGTAGTTCAATTAAAACATATAGGCAAGGTAACATTTTCTCAGAACCAGCGATCTAAAAATATTAAACTTAGCGTAAAACCCGACAAATCGGTGCTGGTTTCTTTTCCTTTTTTTATCACACCAAAGGAGGCGATGGCTTTTGTGGTAAAAAATGAGCATTGGGTTTTAAAGCAGCAGGAAAAAATGCAGGCCCGCTCAACCATCATAAAACCGGGCACCGAGATTGAAACTAAGTTGCATAAAATCCGCATTGTTCAGGGCGAAAAAAACGATGCCAACCGACAAGGCGATAACATAATAATTTCGGTTACTGATTTTGAAAACGAAGACTCGATTGCTTTTATCGATGAGATTGTAACTACTGTTTACCGCCACGAAGCCAAACGTTTACTCCCGGTACGAATTTCCGATCTGGCCAAAAAACACGGTTTTAACTACAACAAAGTTACCATCCGTAACAACCGTCGGAACTGGGGAAGCTGCTCGTCAAAAAACAATATCAGCCTGAATTTGCAAATGATGAAACTGCCCGTAAAGCTGATCGATTATATTCTGCTACACGAATTGGTCCATACCGAGATTAAAAATCATGGACCAAAATTCTGGGAACGACTCAACCAAATTACTGATGGCAAGGCACGCGAACTGGCACGCGAAGTAAAGAAGTTCTCCACTTACACTCTTTAAAGAACACATCATTTCAAAAGCGGAGTTAAATAAACCTCAATTTTAAGTACTATTACAGCGGTAGGGTACCACAACTGAAAAAGAGAATCTAAATTTGTCGTGTAATTTTAAAAGCTAAGTTTTGAGAGCACTATTCATACTGCTTTTAATTTATTTTCTGACAGGGACACTACAGATTACGGGCGACCAGACTTTTGCAAAAAAAGATATTGGTTTTTCAGCAGCAGCTGACACAACAGAGATTGAATGTATTGTGTCATCCGATTTTGATTTGTTCGAATCCTTACTCGAAAATCAGGAAGACAACGACCATAAAACCCTTGCATTTCAGAGAAAAAACACAACTTCCGGAGCATTTCCGAGAAGTAAAAATATTTCAGGAAACGGTTCGATATCTGCTGTTTTTAAGAATATTCTTATTTATCATACCAATCTCCCGCCGCCCAATTTTACTGTATAAAATTTCGGATTGCTGCAATATCCCGAAGTTGATGCTAAGATTTCGATTGGCGAAAGACTATTCCATTTTGTAAATTTATAGAGCCATCGCAACGCATTTAATTCGAAAGCAAAAACATTTTAAGAACGAACTGAAAAATGTAAAGCAGCAACATTATCATCCATTGCCACTTTTTTTAATACCTTTTTGGAATAAATGAAGCACCTGAAAATAAATATCGCTTTAATTTTACACATCATTTCGATCGTAATAACCTTCGAAAGTCTTTTTATGCTCTTTGCGGTTATTGTCTCATTTATTTATAAAGAGAGTGTTTCTACTGATCTGTCGCATACTTTTATGATCACCTTTGTTTTGGGGGTTGCTTTAAACCTGCTTACCAAAAGACAACGGCAGGTAGAACCGTCGTTGCGCGAGAGTTTTATTATTGTTACGCTGGCCTGGGTGGTAATGGCTTTGGTGGGCACACTCCCCTATTTGCTAACCGGAAGTATCCCGAATTTTACGAATGCTTTTTTCGAATCCATTTCCGGATTTACCACAACCGGATCGTCTATTTTGTCCGACATAGAAGCGCTGCCCAAAAGTGTTTTGTTTTGGCGTGCGGAAACCCACTGGATTGGCGGAATGGGAATTATTGTTTTGGTGGTGGCCATTATGCCGTTTCTGAAAATTAACGGTATTTACCTGTTTTACTCCGAAGTATCGAGTGTGGCCACCGAAAAAGTATCGACACGAATACGTAAAGTAGCACGCAGATTATGGCTGATTTATATGGGGCTGACTTTTGCCGAAACTATTATTTTATGGATCGGCGGCATGTCGCTGTTTGATGCCATTTGCCATTCGTTTGCAACCATTGCCACTGGCGGATTCTCCACAAAGAATGACAGTTTGGCCAGTTTCTCTCCATTTATACAATACACCGTTACCTTTTTTATGCTGCTTTCGGGAATCAACTTTGTGGTGCATGTTTTCTGGTTACGTGGCGATTTTAAAACCGCATTCAAAAACGAAGAACTACGACTGTACTTAAAAATCATTTTGGTGGCCGGAACGATCATCACCCTGTCTCTTTTCTTTCATCATCAGGATATGGGATTTGAGCCGGCTTTCCGTCATGCCTTTTTCCAGGTGGTTTCCATTATTACCGCAACCGGTTTTGCCACGACCGATTATTTGCAGTGGCCCTTACAATCCATCGGAATAATTGCTATTCTGATGTTGATCGGAGCATCGTCGGGATCAACAGGCGGTGGCGTAAAAGTTATCCGTCACCTGGTTGTTTTTAAACGCATTCGCACACTCTATAAAGAATATTTTTCGTCAAGCACCGTAGTTCGAGTGGTTCATTACAATAAGAATGTTGTACGACCCGAGCTCATTAACCGGGTATTCACTTTTGTACTTTTTTATTACCTCATCCTTATAATTGGCACGATGATAATGATGCTTTGGACAAACGACCTGAAAACTTCGTTTGGTGCGGTGGCCACAAGTATGGCCGGAATTGGTCCGGGATTCGGTACCGTTGGACCTGTAAGCAACTTCCTGCATTTACCCGACGGAGCCAAATATTTCTTAACTGCGCTAATGGTAATCGGCCGTTTGGAAATCTATTCGGTACTGGTACTTTTCACCCCTTCGTTCTGGCTCGATTAAGGAGAGTTCAAGAATTTCTTATACATTCGTGCAAGAATTTTTGAGACTATGGATTGGA harbors:
- a CDS encoding ATP-binding protein; amino-acid sequence: MRKRNSLAVKLSPALLATFVFIVLVACSFAFYKFKMGQWEKDVRSEILDQMTGKKSNLEKALYSRIYYTRGVAGYVALNPAVTDLEFSELAKEYIKSDTVIGTMALAKDCIIGSIYPLNGHEEAVGLNLLDHPERKEMVEKTIETQLTFIAGPVELVEGGTAFISYTPIFDKTKGLENDFWGLTDIVINQNMLFNEAGLYDESSPYKYALRGYDGSGNNGAAFWGDDEIFDKDPVLVNIDLPIGHWALAAVPVKGWNAYFNQDKTLLNLLVISALVISVLMWLFARAVIKLRISEQQLKAVFSSLDSIIIEFDSEGNYLDIKSINPDMLVLPENELRGKNVDEIFDKEKARFFKEAIRKCIANRELVVVEYPVLIRKEERWFSARISNKDTNTVIFNSHEVTENKKREHRLIKSETELKNAVEMQNKFLSVLAHDLRGPLGSQNSILDLLYEQYDEMDEKTRKNFLDSLRESSHNLFALLENLLKWSMSKSGKIDVQPVEFDLLEVCNNLSGYYKKQAKTKGVHLLNELNTTIRVFADVNLFETILRNLISNAIKFTPENGEVVISVESKNVDGKVSYVVKITDNGVGIDEERMTNLFGVDKTKSTNGTASETGSGFGLILCQELAQKMGTTIKVESTKGKGSTFSLSVPGV
- a CDS encoding sulfatase, with amino-acid sequence MKSLFVLTLFASALLFGACSQKEKEPQRPNIIFIMSDDHAYQAISAYDDKLIKTPNIDRIADEGMLFTNACVSNSICAPSRATILTGKHTHIHGKIDNNFPFDTTNVTFPQLLHNAGYQTAMFGKLHFGNNPKGFDEFKILPGQGDYYNPDFITNNGDTTIQGYVTDVITDLAIDWMDNRRKDDEPFLMMYLHKAPHREWYPAERHYKEFTKKTFPEPETLFDDYRGRGSAAKEAEMNLLKHMTVSADNKIYPELAKELGVEEMSEWGFNVFKSKYARFTDEQKASWDAVYEPINEEFAKLYPTMNDSAFMRWKYQRYMQDYLGCIASVDENVGRLLDHLKEQGLDVNTIVVYTSDQGFYLGEHGWFDKRFIYNESFKTPLLVKWPGKIAPGSVSDEMVQNLDFAQTFLEAAGVEAPADMQGESLMPLLLGDTAAWTRDAVYYHYYEYPGFHMVKRHYGIVTTDFKLAHFYYDFDEWELYDRKKDPLELNNVYDDPAYADIVTTLTKQLQDLRVQYKDSEELDQYFIQKYKDRGLIK
- a CDS encoding TrkH family potassium uptake protein; the protein is MKHLKINIALILHIISIVITFESLFMLFAVIVSFIYKESVSTDLSHTFMITFVLGVALNLLTKRQRQVEPSLRESFIIVTLAWVVMALVGTLPYLLTGSIPNFTNAFFESISGFTTTGSSILSDIEALPKSVLFWRAETHWIGGMGIIVLVVAIMPFLKINGIYLFYSEVSSVATEKVSTRIRKVARRLWLIYMGLTFAETIILWIGGMSLFDAICHSFATIATGGFSTKNDSLASFSPFIQYTVTFFMLLSGINFVVHVFWLRGDFKTAFKNEELRLYLKIILVAGTIITLSLFFHHQDMGFEPAFRHAFFQVVSIITATGFATTDYLQWPLQSIGIIAILMLIGASSGSTGGGVKVIRHLVVFKRIRTLYKEYFSSSTVVRVVHYNKNVVRPELINRVFTFVLFYYLILIIGTMIMMLWTNDLKTSFGAVATSMAGIGPGFGTVGPVSNFLHLPDGAKYFLTALMVIGRLEIYSVLVLFTPSFWLD
- a CDS encoding HlyD family efflux transporter periplasmic adaptor subunit; protein product: MDNRSRLFVFSLLAIMASVLFACKGNPDKSTIKTEVVNRGPVVASFKCQGTVRSANIVSLINPLRNSVVAVYKMPGTKVEKGELIMQLEKTAIQDEIASLNNQIQQKENALEKNRLNAKSIQLDLNQGEEAKKTRVQNMKHSLEQQEKLLEAGGTSQARVDQIKQNLLLAEQDLNNQAEKNSIRLQQLEMDERNLALQIQLFKKSLNTQRSILQQTEVKAPVSGVLLEVAGNVGDYVSLDQALVKIADESTSKIVGIAGKNKLALIQAGGEVEVTVNNEKFTGTIGQVYEDENSESVSFDVYVAENDQQKMVGAENVELLVKANDKENVLRIRKLPGMALSQHFDVLLQKDDEVIRTEIVLGTFGKDYCEIISGVKEGDVILVEDPSATSAL
- a CDS encoding SprT family zinc-dependent metalloprotease is translated as MASQVVQLKHIGKVTFSQNQRSKNIKLSVKPDKSVLVSFPFFITPKEAMAFVVKNEHWVLKQQEKMQARSTIIKPGTEIETKLHKIRIVQGEKNDANRQGDNIIISVTDFENEDSIAFIDEIVTTVYRHEAKRLLPVRISDLAKKHGFNYNKVTIRNNRRNWGSCSSKNNISLNLQMMKLPVKLIDYILLHELVHTEIKNHGPKFWERLNQITDGKARELAREVKKFSTYTL